A genomic window from Triticum urartu cultivar G1812 chromosome 7, Tu2.1, whole genome shotgun sequence includes:
- the LOC125518750 gene encoding uncharacterized protein LOC125518750, with product MSAASGYVAVPRCPVIFDGTNYTDFTGFMRIHMRGIRLWGVLSGEVCCPPRPVPPVAPTPPTPSVLPTDANQAAKDAAKVADEAADRAYDERVLAYEEALQTYHGALSVYTQWLDDDARAAAVLTASVLPQFASEFLGLSTVFEMWTRLRERYQPSGDALYLSVIRQEHALQQGDSTVDDFYAQSSAIWRQLDSLRSAGCCTCPCCQAVQANLEFHRVYEFLSRLHKEFEPRRAQLFARGRISLMEALSEIRAEETRLRGAGLLEVPSVLATRAPTPLASPTPSRSSAPPLLPTPSGGSGRPRPHCAYCNNDGHLESQCYTKKKHLRKARSSSSGTSSSTSTASAIALTEQDILRLKRLLAASGSSSTGTVGSVTDASRTEQSPSTQSGPSHAHSGWGWPSPP from the exons ATGTCTGCTGCATCAGGCTATGTTGCTGTTCCTCGCTGTCCGGTGATCTTTGATGGTACTAACTACACCGATTTTACTGGCTTCATGCGCATTCACATGCGTGGCATCCGTCTTTGGGGTGTTCTTTCTGGCGAGGTCTGTTGTCCGCCACGTCCGGTTCCTCCGGTGGCCCCTACTCCGCCAACTCCATCGGTTCTTCCTACTGATGCTAATCAGGCCGCCAAGGATGCGGCTAAGGTTGCTGATGAGGCTGCTGATCGTGCTTATGATGAGAGGGTTTTGGCTTATGAGGAGGCTCTTCAGACGTATCATGGTGCTCTGTCTGTTTACACCCAGTGGCTGGATGATGATGCTCGTGCTGCAGCTGTTCTCACTGCTAGTGTTCTGCCTCAGTTTGCTTCTGAATTTCTGGGTCTTTCTACTGTCTTTGAGATGTGGACCCGTCTTCGTGAGCGCTATCAGCCCTCTGGTGATGCCTTATACCTCTCTGTGATCCGTCAGGAGCATGCTCTTCAGCAGGGTGACTCTACTGTTGATGACTTCTATGCACAGAGTTCTGCTATCTGGCGCCAGCTTGATTCTCTCCGTAGTGCTGGGTGTTGTACCTGCCCCTGTTGCCAGGCTGTCCAGGCCAATTTGGAGTTTCATCGCGTCTATGAGTTCTTGTCTCGGCTCCATAAGGAGTTTGAGCCCCGACGTGCTCAGTTGTTTGCTCGTGGCCGTATTTCTCTCATGGAGGCGCTTTCTGAGATTCGTGCTGAGGAGACTCGCTTACGTGGTGCTGGTTTGCTGGAGGTTCCCTCTGTACTCGCTACTCGTGCTCCTACGCCACTTGCTTCACCGACCCCTTCTCGCTCGAGTGCTCCGCCGCTCTTGCCCACTCCTTCTGGAGGCTCAGGTCGCCCCCGTCCACATTGCGCCTATTGCAACAATGATGGTCATCTTGAGTCTCAGTGCTACACGAAGAAGAAGCACCTGCGCAAGGCTCGCTCATCATCTTCAGGGACTTCGTCATCTACCTCGACAGCTTCAGCCATTGCTTTGACTGAGCAGGATATTCTGAGACTTAAGCGTCTGCTCGCGGCTTCAGGTTCTTCCTCGACGGGTACTGTCGGTTCTGTGACTGATGCTTCCCGCACTGAGCAATCACCCTCTACACAGTCAG GACCGTCACACGCACACTCTGGTTGGGGCTGGCCCTCGCCGCCGTGA